A window of Myxococcales bacterium contains these coding sequences:
- a CDS encoding RNA polymerase sigma factor, which translates to MSDDSAAPRSGARVEPLLPRVASGDEGAARDCIRRYGPLVAAMARRLCPNEVDDAVQDAFVEIWKSARRFDPAAGEEHVFVATVTRHRLIDRRRASQRRGPTLDLPDTSPDRGAPADVLADLKRCRSALEGLEEGPRQVVLMACEGLTHEEIAEATQMPLGTVKSHVRRGLVAVRRVLFGEEP; encoded by the coding sequence ATGTCCGACGACTCGGCAGCGCCACGTTCCGGAGCTCGGGTCGAGCCCCTCCTCCCGCGCGTTGCCTCGGGCGACGAGGGGGCGGCCCGCGACTGCATTCGCCGCTACGGCCCGCTCGTCGCGGCCATGGCGCGGAGGCTCTGCCCGAACGAGGTCGACGACGCCGTCCAGGACGCCTTCGTCGAAATCTGGAAGAGCGCGCGGAGGTTCGATCCCGCTGCCGGTGAAGAGCACGTGTTCGTCGCGACCGTGACGCGCCATCGCCTCATCGATCGGCGGCGCGCGAGCCAAAGGCGCGGCCCCACGCTCGATCTGCCCGACACGTCTCCCGACCGAGGAGCGCCCGCGGACGTGCTCGCGGATCTGAAGCGATGCCGCAGCGCTCTCGAGGGGCTCGAAGAGGGCCCGCGCCAGGTCGTGCTGATGGCGTGCGAAGGGCTCACCCACGAAGAAATCGCCGAGGCGACCCAGATGCCTCTCGGAACCGTCAAATCGCACGTGCGTCGAGGTCTCGTGGCCGTTCGTCGCGTACTCTTCGGAGAGGAACCATGA
- a CDS encoding protein kinase has protein sequence MSEGSASRDVTERASGELAMPQAGDRIDGKYVVGEAIGEGGMGIVFGGEHARLRQAVAIKVLAPKYAADGQCRARFLREARAAASLRSERTVRIFDVGTTESDLPFLVMERLVGESLEARLERGILPVDVALDICGQALEALSEAHTRGLVHRDLKPGNLFLTPKDDGAVAVKVLDFGIAKSLTEVDASTSDVSLTAPRTLLGSPLYMSPEQLRDASGVDVRADVWAMGVVLFECLTGRAPFESASVPELYAKILNEAAPSVRSLVPGVPAAVDALVARCLEKDRSARFADATELARAIQALPRDRSAFVDTLPAGARTLSEMPRGRALALRVGAVATLVVAAVAGITVYRGHEEPPRPTASPSAIPQPRASDSVPPTDSVPEPSGSPPASTFASAEPVKADAVGLRDGGPTTAKPTAPRRVNDLKQIKLIE, from the coding sequence ATGAGCGAAGGTTCTGCGAGCAGGGACGTGACGGAGCGCGCTTCGGGCGAGCTCGCGATGCCGCAGGCAGGAGACCGGATCGACGGAAAGTACGTCGTAGGCGAGGCGATCGGCGAAGGCGGGATGGGCATCGTCTTCGGCGGCGAGCACGCGCGACTCCGACAGGCCGTAGCCATCAAGGTCCTCGCCCCGAAGTATGCCGCCGACGGCCAATGCCGTGCGCGTTTCCTCCGCGAGGCGAGGGCGGCGGCGAGCCTTCGCTCCGAGCGCACGGTCCGCATCTTCGACGTGGGCACCACCGAGAGCGACCTGCCCTTCCTCGTGATGGAGCGGCTCGTCGGCGAGAGCCTCGAAGCACGACTCGAGCGGGGCATCCTCCCGGTCGACGTCGCGCTCGACATCTGCGGCCAGGCGCTCGAGGCCCTCTCCGAGGCCCACACACGCGGGCTCGTGCACCGCGATCTGAAGCCGGGAAACCTCTTTCTCACCCCGAAAGACGACGGCGCCGTGGCCGTGAAGGTGCTCGACTTCGGCATCGCCAAGTCGTTGACCGAGGTCGACGCGTCCACGAGCGACGTCTCGCTCACGGCGCCGCGGACGCTCCTCGGCTCTCCGCTCTACATGTCCCCCGAGCAGCTCCGTGACGCGAGCGGCGTCGACGTTCGCGCCGACGTCTGGGCCATGGGGGTCGTGCTGTTCGAGTGCCTCACGGGCAGGGCTCCCTTCGAGTCGGCCTCGGTGCCCGAGCTCTACGCCAAAATCTTGAACGAGGCCGCGCCGAGCGTTCGCTCGCTCGTCCCCGGGGTCCCCGCGGCCGTCGATGCCCTCGTCGCGCGCTGCCTCGAGAAGGACCGTAGCGCACGCTTCGCCGACGCCACCGAGCTCGCTCGCGCGATCCAGGCCTTGCCGCGCGACAGGAGCGCCTTCGTCGACACCCTGCCGGCCGGCGCGCGAACGCTCTCGGAGATGCCTCGGGGTCGCGCCCTGGCCCTGCGCGTGGGAGCCGTCGCCACCCTCGTCGTCGCCGCCGTCGCAGGCATCACGGTCTACCGAGGCCACGAGGAGCCCCCTCGTCCTACCGCCTCACCGAGCGCCATCCCACAGCCCCGTGCATCCGATTCCGTCCCGCCGACGGACAGTGTTCCGGAGCCTTCGGGATCCCCCCCCGCATCGACCTTCGCCTCGGCCGAGCCCGTGAAAGCCGACGCGGTGGGGCTTCGCGACGGAGGCCCCACGACGGCGAAGCCGACGGCTCCCCGTCGGGTCAACGATCTCAAGCAGATCAAGCTCATCGAGTAG
- a CDS encoding PEGA domain-containing protein: MACALVLGTPSAVRAAPQAAAKSTKVRDALSGPAREAFDRASALFANEDFAGARTEFERAFELSQDARVLYNVAVCDKSRHRYASAMAALEKSLALGGDGLPKAYAERVRDTLATLAPFVATIEIHVSEPDAKVYLDDEPVPADKLGRPLRVDVGDHTVSAKKPGYLDEPRKVRVTSGISEKVVMSLEPQQKRADVVVVATKVQKARVLVDGVDLGPLPFSGVLEVGKHAITVRAPGHASETRTVDVTYGKPLRLEFDLAREAHEARLRVVTTNDADTISLDGRVIGKGGFFGAVPAGEHVLRVSRDGAKSRTVDLVLRDDETRSLDVTLDEAKGGLPTWVWIVGGVALAGAATTTAAVIGTQSTSFQGSNPGTLDPRVVLAGRGAPR, translated from the coding sequence ATGGCCTGCGCCCTCGTCCTGGGCACACCATCGGCGGTTCGGGCGGCCCCCCAAGCTGCGGCGAAGTCGACGAAGGTGCGTGACGCCCTGTCCGGGCCGGCCCGAGAGGCGTTCGACCGGGCGAGCGCGCTCTTCGCGAACGAGGACTTTGCTGGCGCCAGGACCGAGTTCGAGCGCGCGTTCGAGCTCTCGCAGGACGCGAGGGTCCTCTACAACGTGGCCGTCTGCGACAAGTCCCGCCACAGGTACGCGTCGGCGATGGCAGCGCTCGAGAAGAGCCTCGCGCTCGGCGGCGACGGGCTCCCGAAGGCCTACGCCGAGCGCGTGCGGGACACGCTGGCGACGCTCGCGCCGTTCGTGGCCACGATCGAGATCCACGTCTCGGAGCCCGACGCGAAGGTCTATCTGGACGACGAGCCCGTCCCCGCGGACAAGCTCGGGCGCCCGCTCCGCGTCGACGTGGGAGATCACACCGTCTCGGCGAAGAAGCCGGGGTACCTCGACGAGCCCCGAAAGGTGCGCGTGACGAGCGGGATCTCCGAGAAGGTCGTGATGAGCCTCGAGCCGCAGCAGAAGCGCGCCGACGTCGTGGTGGTCGCGACCAAGGTGCAAAAGGCACGTGTGCTGGTCGACGGGGTCGACCTCGGCCCGCTCCCCTTCTCGGGTGTCCTCGAGGTCGGCAAGCACGCCATCACCGTGCGTGCGCCCGGCCACGCCTCCGAGACGCGGACGGTCGACGTCACCTATGGAAAGCCGCTACGGCTCGAGTTCGACCTCGCCCGCGAGGCCCACGAGGCACGCCTCCGCGTCGTCACGACGAACGACGCCGACACCATCTCGCTCGACGGGAGGGTCATCGGCAAGGGCGGCTTCTTCGGCGCGGTGCCCGCGGGCGAGCACGTGCTCCGCGTGAGCCGCGACGGGGCAAAATCCCGGACGGTCGACCTCGTGCTCCGGGACGACGAGACGCGGTCCCTCGACGTCACCCTCGACGAGGCGAAGGGAGGCCTCCCGACGTGGGTCTGGATCGTCGGCGGCGTCGCGCTCGCTGGCGCCGCCACCACCACCGCCGCCGTCATCGGCACGCAGTCCACGTCGTTCCAGGGGAGCAACCCCGGGACTCTCGACCCCCGCGTCGTGCTCGCGGGCCGAGGAGCGCCACGATGA